The proteins below are encoded in one region of Triticum aestivum cultivar Chinese Spring chromosome 1B, IWGSC CS RefSeq v2.1, whole genome shotgun sequence:
- the LOC123091339 gene encoding probable glutathione S-transferase GSTU6 codes for MAAEGSLKLLGLTVSPFVIRVRMALQLKGIGYEYIEQDLFTKGELLRKSNPVYMKVPVLIHDGKPICESLAIVQYVDEVWAATGPSILPADPYDRAAARIWAAYADSKLLPAWVGIMWAATEEERAEKVEDTLAAIGQLEEAFGKCSKGKAFFAGDSVGYLDLVVGSQLLWFEALQKMFGVVVVEVGRAPLLAAWVKQFGETDTAKEVVPDVDTAVEYLTKLQSRRAGSTVAQLLS; via the exons ATGGCTGCCGAAGGAAGTCTGAAGCTGCTCGGCTTGACGGTGAGCCCGTTCGTCATCCGTGTACGCATGGCGCTGCAGCTGAAAGGCATCGGCTACGAGTACATAGAGCAGGACCTGTTCACCAAGGGCGAGCTCCTCCGCAAGTCCAACCCGGTGTACATGAAGGTCCCGGTGCTCATCCACGACGGCAAACCCATCTGCGAGTCGCTGGCCATCGTGCAGTACGTCGACGAGGTCTGGGCGGCCACGGGCCCCTCGATCCTCCCCGCCGACCCCTACGATCGCGCCGCCGCTCGCATCTGGGCCGCCTACGCCGACAGCAAG CTCTTGCCGGCCTGGGTAGGCATCATGTgggcggcgacggaggaggagaGAGCGGAGAAGGTCGAGGACACGCTAGCGGCTATCGGCCAATTGGAGGAGGCGTTCGGCAAGTGCTCGAAGGGAAAGGCCTTCTTCGCCGGCGATTCCGTCGGgtacctcgacctcgtcgtcggcTCGCAGTTGCTCTGGTTCGAAGCGCTGCAGAAGATGTTCGGCGTCGTGGTCGTTGAGGTGGGTAGGGCTCCGCTCTTGGCCGCGTGGGTGAAGCAGTTTGGGGAGACTGATACGGCCAAGGAGGTGGTGCCGGACGTTGACACGGCGGTGGAGTACCTGACGAAGCTTCAGTCTCGTCGGGCTGGTTCCACGGTTGCCCAGTTGCTGTCGTGA